Proteins found in one Pseudochaenichthys georgianus chromosome 13, fPseGeo1.2, whole genome shotgun sequence genomic segment:
- the LOC117457649 gene encoding sterile alpha motif domain-containing protein 3-like isoform X1 yields MSEMRQRGDCLLDSFFQLQTKLDNKEACQKSSRDRHRTIRVLHEAIIEYTMHPTNTEYVQVVQALIMKYPFLKDLERNGYHTWHQSLKRKFKAERAPLIHEDEVKRSKEKFGHKRARESTKAARSCCRSVSGVPAVIGEDASSIERHVHVLQMQYEKMNPDTSVVKDRMQLTFSWQRKEIADGMTVEDVLKKYPFLRTPSGLCDEVDRIRPLR; encoded by the exons ATGTCAGAAATGAGGCAAAGAGGAGACTGCCTGCTGGATTCGTTCTTCCAACTTCAGACCAAACTTGATAACAAAGAAGCTTGTCAGAAGTCATCCAGAGATCGACATAGGACCATTCGTGTTCTCCATGAAGCAATAATAGAATACACAAT GCATCCCACCAACACAGAATATGTGCAAGTGGTTCAAGCACTTATTATGAAGTACCCCTTCCTTAAGGATCTGGAGAGAAATGGCTAT CATACCTGGCATCAGTCCCTCAAACGCAAATTCAAAGCAGAGCGTGCACCTTTAATCCACGAAGATGAGGTGAAAAGGAGTAAGGAAAAGTTTGGTCACAAGAGAGCCAGAGAGTCTACGAAAGCTGCAAGAAGCTGTTGCAGATCTGTGTCAGGA GTGCCTGCTGTAATCGGTGAGGATGCATCCTCTATTGAGAGGCATGTGCACGTTCTGCAAATGCAGTATGAGAAGATGAACCCAGACACCTCTGTTGTAAAAGACCGAATGCAGCTAACTTTTTCATGGCAGCGAAAGGAGATCGCGGATGGAATGACAGTTGAGGATGTTCTGAAAAAATATCCTTTCCTTAGAACACCCTCAGGG TTGTGCGATGAGGTTGACAGGATCCGCCCTCTGCGGTGA
- the LOC117457649 gene encoding sterile alpha motif domain-containing protein 3-like isoform X2 has protein sequence MRQRGDCLLDSFFQLQTKLDNKEACQKSSRDRHRTIRVLHEAIIEYTMHPTNTEYVQVVQALIMKYPFLKDLERNGYHTWHQSLKRKFKAERAPLIHEDEVKRSKEKFGHKRARESTKAARSCCRSVSGVPAVIGEDASSIERHVHVLQMQYEKMNPDTSVVKDRMQLTFSWQRKEIADGMTVEDVLKKYPFLRTPSGLCDEVDRIRPLR, from the exons ATGAGGCAAAGAGGAGACTGCCTGCTGGATTCGTTCTTCCAACTTCAGACCAAACTTGATAACAAAGAAGCTTGTCAGAAGTCATCCAGAGATCGACATAGGACCATTCGTGTTCTCCATGAAGCAATAATAGAATACACAAT GCATCCCACCAACACAGAATATGTGCAAGTGGTTCAAGCACTTATTATGAAGTACCCCTTCCTTAAGGATCTGGAGAGAAATGGCTAT CATACCTGGCATCAGTCCCTCAAACGCAAATTCAAAGCAGAGCGTGCACCTTTAATCCACGAAGATGAGGTGAAAAGGAGTAAGGAAAAGTTTGGTCACAAGAGAGCCAGAGAGTCTACGAAAGCTGCAAGAAGCTGTTGCAGATCTGTGTCAGGA GTGCCTGCTGTAATCGGTGAGGATGCATCCTCTATTGAGAGGCATGTGCACGTTCTGCAAATGCAGTATGAGAAGATGAACCCAGACACCTCTGTTGTAAAAGACCGAATGCAGCTAACTTTTTCATGGCAGCGAAAGGAGATCGCGGATGGAATGACAGTTGAGGATGTTCTGAAAAAATATCCTTTCCTTAGAACACCCTCAGGG TTGTGCGATGAGGTTGACAGGATCCGCCCTCTGCGGTGA